The Dyadobacter sp. 676 DNA window CTTGGGAAATGACGGAATTCTTCACGCAGCGTAACACCCAGATTTGCGGTGATATATTTGTTGATTTTGGTATCGAGGTTCACACGCATGTCGTACTGCTTGTAACCCGTTGCCGAATTTACATAATAACCATCCTGATTGATGTGACCGATGGAAGCCAGGTATTTAATATTCTCGCTGCCGCCCGTCAGCTGAATGTTGTGGCGTTGCTGAGGTGCCCATTTGCGGATCACGGAACCGTACCAGTCGGTATTCGGGTGCAGGTATGGGTCCGAACCGTCGCGGAATTTCTGCATATCGTCCGGATTGAACACCGCATTGATCGTATTTCCGTTGTCGAGCCTCTTGTAAGAACCAGTCGTATTGAAGCCCTGCAATGCGCCTTGCCATTCCCCTACGGGCAGGTTGTCGTAAATCTGCAATTCGTTACGGATCGTAGCATATTCGGCAGCATTTGACATTTCGGGGGTACGGGTGGGCTGCGAAACACCCAGGTTCATATCGTAGGAAATTTGCGGCTTGCCTGACTTACCGCGCTTGGTGGTGATCAGGATAACCCCGTTACCTGCACGCGAACCGTAGATCGCCGCAGCAGCGTCTTTCAGGACCGAAATACTCTCGATGTCGGCCGGGTTGATGCGGTCCAGACCACCGGAACGGTTAGGGACACCGTCCACAACGATCAGCGCATTGCTGTTACCGAGCGAGTTGGTACCGCGGATACGGATCGCCGAGCCGTCATAACCGGGCTCACCACTGGATTGTACGGCCGAAATACCCGGCAAACGTCCACCCAGCGTGTTGGATAAGTTGGCAGCAGGTGCCTTCTGGAAGCTCGGTACCTTTAACCGCCGTTACCGAACCCGTGAGCGTTGCCTTTTTTGCGGTACCGTAACCTACCACGACAACCTCTTCCAGGGCTTTTGTATCGGCGATCAGGATTACATCGATGATGCTTTTTCCTGCTACCGGAACTTCCTGCGTCAGGTATCCTATAAACGAGAAGACCAGTGTGCCATTTTTTTCAGCGTTAACTGTATAAAGTCCCTCATTATCGGTAACCGTACCTGCGGTTGTTCCCTTCACGACAACGCTTACCCCGGGCAGTGGTTGTCCCTGTTCGTCCTTGATCTTACCCTTGATGCTGTTCTGGGCGAATGCACCCATCACGGTCATCAGTGCGAGACAAAGAGAAAAAACACTTCGTGATACAGCACGAGGCGTCCATCCAGTAGAAAATCTCATAGATTAATAGTTAGATTAAATAATTGTAGTAAAATGTTTGCTTAACCGTATAAGCACGGAACGTAGAGGCATACATTGATTTCCATTCCGAAATCTGCCGCGGCGGATTGATAAAAGTGTAGCTAGGAGAATTCTTTACATAGTGTAATTTTAGTAGTTAGGGTGAGTACTTTCATCGATCAGAGTTCAGGATATCAAACAGTGTATATCATACACAATCTTATATGGATACTCCTGTTGATTCCAGAAGAAGTACCATTAGATGTTATATACCCGTTTGATTGTACAAAAAGATATTAATTTTTTTACAAAAAAAAGGTTTCCCGGTTAATGAATATGCATTCTTAAAAAATAACAATAAATAATGGCATCAATCGAACATTTTTTATGATTTAGTGATATATAAGTTACAATAAATCATTCTTTTGTACATTTTTATCATCCGATTCCTATTTCTTGCTATATTCGTAGAGCATTTTAGTTACAAATTCCCTTTGACATCGAATGAAGTTCCGTTTACTCTCCCTGCTGTTCGTTTCTTTTGTTTTCGGGTGCAAAAAAGAGTCGTCGCCGGACGAGTACAACGCAAAAGCGGCAGACCCGAAACTTTTCCATGAAACCGCCACATATCTGACCGACGTCATCATTCACGATATCTTCAAGCCGCCGGTCGCCAGCCGAATTTACGGTTATTCGTTCCTGGCCGCCTACGAGGCCCTGGCGCCCGGCTATCCCGAATACCAGTCACTTGGGAACCAGCTTATTAAATTCCAGGAGCCGCCTAAGCCGGATACTTCGCTTG harbors:
- a CDS encoding carboxypeptidase-like regulatory domain-containing protein, whose protein sequence is MRFSTGWTPRAVSRSVFSLCLALMTVMGAFAQNSIKGKIKDEQGQPLPGVSVVVKGTTAGTVTDNEGLYTVNAEKNGTLVFSFIGYLTQEVPVAGKSIIDVILIADTKALEEVVVVGYGTAKKATLTGSVTAVKGTELPEGTCCQLIQHAGWTFAGYFGRTIQW